A DNA window from Treponema primitia ZAS-1 contains the following coding sequences:
- the atpA gene encoding F0F1 ATP synthase subunit alpha — protein sequence MTNFGDLSRVLQEQIEHWESKASTDSVGFVGQVGDSVATIYGLDKAIYGELVEFTSGATGIVMNLEENGVGCVLLSGESLVKAGEEAKATGRVVSVPSGQALLGRVVNPLGVAIDGKGDLLAEAYLPVESPAAPVIERGPVNVPLQTGALSVDSMIPIGRGQRELIIGDRQTGKTALAVDTIINQKGKGVYCVYCGIGQKSSSVAAIIKNLERFGAMDYTFVVLASASDSAALQYLAPYSACAMAEHFMHQGKDVLVVYDDLSKHAVAYRTISLLLRRPPGREAFPGDVFYLHSRLLERAARLSTDKGGGSITALPIVETQAGDISSYIPTNVISITDGQIFLDSELFNSGFRPAIDVGLSVSRVGGSAQTKAVRKISGRLRLDLAQYREMAAFAQFGSDLDKATQDKLAQGQRLMEVLKQPQFSPFAMEEQVAVLFVSINGFLLDVPVDKVSTFVKGFVEYLKLRKGELLKEIADTGVMSPEIEQGLTGAIEAFKQAKQ from the coding sequence ATGACGAATTTTGGAGACCTCTCCAGGGTCTTGCAGGAACAGATTGAACATTGGGAATCAAAGGCTTCCACCGATTCTGTCGGCTTTGTTGGTCAGGTGGGAGATTCGGTGGCCACCATTTACGGTCTGGATAAGGCCATATACGGAGAACTAGTGGAATTCACCTCCGGCGCCACGGGGATCGTGATGAACCTGGAGGAAAACGGGGTGGGTTGTGTGCTCCTCTCCGGGGAATCCCTGGTAAAGGCCGGGGAGGAAGCCAAGGCTACCGGCCGGGTCGTGTCGGTTCCCTCGGGACAGGCCTTGCTGGGCCGGGTGGTGAACCCCCTGGGCGTGGCCATCGACGGCAAGGGCGATCTCTTAGCGGAGGCGTACCTTCCGGTGGAGTCCCCCGCCGCACCGGTTATCGAGCGGGGCCCGGTGAACGTGCCCCTCCAAACCGGCGCCCTTTCGGTGGATTCCATGATCCCCATAGGCCGGGGTCAGCGGGAATTGATCATCGGGGACCGTCAAACCGGCAAGACTGCCCTGGCGGTTGATACCATCATCAATCAGAAGGGCAAGGGTGTTTACTGTGTATACTGCGGTATCGGGCAGAAATCCTCCTCGGTGGCGGCGATTATAAAGAACCTGGAACGCTTCGGCGCCATGGATTATACCTTTGTGGTATTAGCCTCCGCCTCGGATTCCGCCGCCCTTCAGTATCTGGCGCCCTATTCGGCCTGCGCTATGGCGGAACACTTTATGCATCAGGGTAAGGATGTCCTGGTGGTCTACGACGATCTTTCCAAACACGCCGTGGCCTACCGGACCATCTCCCTGCTCCTGCGCCGGCCTCCGGGACGGGAAGCCTTCCCCGGGGACGTGTTTTACCTCCATTCCCGGCTCCTGGAGCGGGCCGCCAGGCTTTCCACCGACAAGGGGGGCGGTTCCATTACCGCCCTGCCCATCGTGGAAACCCAGGCGGGGGACATATCTTCGTATATTCCAACCAATGTTATATCCATCACCGATGGCCAGATCTTCCTGGATTCGGAGCTTTTTAATTCCGGTTTCCGCCCTGCCATCGACGTGGGTCTTTCGGTCAGCCGGGTAGGGGGAAGCGCCCAGACCAAGGCGGTACGGAAGATTTCCGGACGGCTGCGGCTGGACCTGGCCCAGTACCGGGAAATGGCCGCCTTCGCCCAGTTCGGCAGCGATTTGGACAAAGCCACCCAGGACAAGCTTGCCCAGGGGCAGCGGCTCATGGAAGTGCTTAAACAGCCCCAGTTCTCCCCCTTTGCTATGGAGGAACAGGTGGCGGTGCTCTTTGTTTCTATCAACGGTTTCCTTCTGGATGTTCCGGTGGATAAGGTCTCCACCTTTGTAAAGGGATTTGTTGAGTACCTGAAGCTGCGCAAGGGGGAACTCCTCAAGGAAATTGCGGATACCGGGGTAATGTCCCCGGAAATTGAGCAG
- the atpH gene encoding ATP synthase F1 subunit delta, translated as MFQGDRWADAFLAACGTSSEASGNDCTVEALDALKVFVPSLSHLPGRISGVNDALRLEKVLRSALESSGAGLGAEYALRFVVLLVRRGQIKYLNAALRAVEQRIDAKNGVVSVNVESVRPLDTDLQEKIKAGLKKRYGARDIKLGSQIVPELLGGYRLRIGTELIDSSLKGQIQKMARELHAASDGGFR; from the coding sequence ATGTTCCAGGGGGATCGTTGGGCGGATGCCTTTCTGGCGGCCTGCGGAACTTCCAGCGAAGCTTCCGGCAACGACTGTACCGTAGAGGCTTTGGACGCGCTGAAAGTCTTTGTGCCCTCCCTCTCCCATCTTCCCGGGCGAATTTCCGGGGTTAATGACGCACTTCGGCTGGAAAAAGTGCTCCGCAGCGCCTTGGAAAGCTCCGGGGCCGGTTTAGGCGCTGAATATGCCCTCCGTTTTGTGGTGCTTCTGGTACGTAGGGGACAAATTAAGTACCTAAATGCAGCTCTTCGGGCGGTTGAACAGCGGATTGATGCAAAAAACGGGGTGGTTTCGGTTAATGTCGAATCGGTACGCCCCTTGGATACGGATTTACAGGAAAAGATTAAGGCCGGATTGAAAAAGCGATACGGCGCCCGGGATATCAAGCTGGGTTCTCAAATTGTACCCGAACTTCTGGGCGGGTACCGGCTGCGTATCGGTACTGAACTGATCGATTCCAGCCTGAAGGGTCAAATACAAAAAATGGCCAGGGAATTGCACGCAGCTTCCGATGGAGGTTTTAGATGA
- the atpF gene encoding F0F1 ATP synthase subunit B, with the protein MLDFSVTFIITIINIFILFLILRKILFKPVTKFIEERAKKVQDSLDLAEKERNQAKGLLKQYEDQLKMVEDQATEIIRSAKETAQAEAARIVAEGKAQAELLIDKGHKQLEAEKRAAMSVFHADAAALVIGASSRLIQRELSDEDSHHQAELLLKELSDSAVSKPEDN; encoded by the coding sequence ATGCTTGATTTTTCCGTAACCTTTATCATAACGATAATCAATATCTTCATTCTTTTTCTCATACTCCGGAAGATCCTCTTCAAGCCGGTAACCAAGTTCATTGAAGAACGGGCAAAGAAGGTTCAGGACTCGCTGGATCTGGCGGAAAAGGAACGGAATCAGGCGAAGGGTCTCCTGAAGCAGTACGAGGATCAGCTGAAGATGGTTGAGGACCAGGCTACGGAGATTATCCGTTCCGCCAAAGAGACCGCCCAGGCTGAGGCGGCCCGGATCGTCGCCGAAGGCAAAGCCCAGGCTGAGCTGTTGATCGACAAGGGCCATAAACAGCTTGAGGCGGAAAAACGGGCGGCCATGTCTGTGTTCCATGCCGATGCCGCCGCCCTGGTTATCGGCGCTTCCAGCCGTCTTATCCAACGGGAACTCTCCGATGAAGACAGCCACCATCAGGCTGAGCTGCTTCTCAAGGAGCTTTCCGATTCAGCAGTCTCAAAACCGGAGGATAACTGA
- the atpE gene encoding ATP synthase F0 subunit C has protein sequence MDLTLLAALGAGIAVITGIGAGIGIGIATSGLLQAIARQPEATGKLIPWFFTGMALAESTAIYGLVISILLIGKLP, from the coding sequence ATGGATTTAACACTTTTAGCGGCCCTTGGGGCCGGAATCGCGGTTATAACGGGGATTGGCGCAGGTATCGGTATCGGTATCGCCACATCTGGGCTGCTACAGGCTATTGCCCGCCAGCCTGAAGCTACGGGGAAACTGATCCCCTGGTTTTTCACCGGCATGGCCCTGGCGGAATCCACCGCCATATACGGCTTGGTCATATCAATCCTGTTGATTGGCAAGCTGCCCTAA
- a CDS encoding F0F1 ATP synthase subunit A: MDALEIKTIFTISLFGTTLPITETVIISWVVMAILIICALVFTRKFTEIPKGPQAILETMVEFLNSFAKGQFGSWSKYFGYYMGTLFLFLLLANIIGVLSPVEVSFMGREFIPLFTIAPPTKDINVTASLAVLTILGVLVFGIIAKGPLGWFKHLLHPMAFMLPFNLMEYGTRLLSLSLRLFGNIMGGYVLMHMIEGLLPLGLPMIASLYFDFFDGLIQAAIFVFLSSMYLSEALKTGHEEE; encoded by the coding sequence ATGGATGCTCTGGAAATTAAGACGATTTTCACCATTTCCCTTTTTGGAACTACCCTTCCTATTACCGAAACGGTGATCATCTCCTGGGTGGTGATGGCTATTCTTATCATCTGCGCCCTGGTTTTTACTCGGAAATTCACCGAAATACCGAAGGGTCCCCAGGCGATACTGGAAACCATGGTGGAATTCCTCAACAGTTTTGCCAAAGGCCAGTTCGGTTCCTGGTCTAAGTATTTTGGCTACTATATGGGAACCCTGTTTTTATTCCTCCTTTTGGCAAATATCATCGGGGTCCTTTCCCCGGTGGAAGTTTCCTTCATGGGTCGGGAATTTATTCCCCTCTTTACTATTGCGCCCCCTACCAAGGATATTAACGTGACCGCTTCCCTAGCGGTGCTGACCATCCTGGGGGTGCTGGTGTTTGGGATCATCGCCAAGGGTCCCCTGGGATGGTTTAAGCATCTGCTCCACCCCATGGCCTTTATGCTGCCCTTTAACCTCATGGAGTACGGTACCCGGCTCCTGTCTTTGTCCCTGCGGCTCTTTGGAAATATCATGGGGGGCTATGTGTTGATGCACATGATTGAAGGGCTCCTGCCCCTGGGCCTTCCTATGATCGCTTCCCTGTACTTCGATTTCTTTGACGGCCTTATCCAGGCGGCTATTTTTGTGTTCCTGTCCAGTATGTATTTGTCCGAGGCCCTTAAAACAGGGCATGAGGAAGAATAG
- a CDS encoding Fic family protein has translation MANNEQKTIQIRRQAIFDFVKVKTSASREEIQDYIAAKFPQSSKITILRDLDYLAANKGIAKQGKTKSAVYAYAASPLLEAINVEEYFTKDPDARVLINTHFNFGVWDNLYDILSETEKAELAAKNKQYLTKRAELSPTALKKEIERITIELAWKSSKIEGNTYTLIDTEELIKGGIEAKDKTHDEAVMILNHKKAIEFIFTESSYFKELSMAKIEYLHRLLLTDLGVLLGVRQRRIAITGTNYSPLDNPFQIKEALEQLISVINAAENPIEKAIITVLMISYIQPFEDGNKRTSRILGNALLLANDYCPLSYRSVNEGEYKKGILLFYEQNNASYFKRIFIDQFNLAVDKYF, from the coding sequence ATGGCAAATAACGAACAAAAAACGATACAGATAAGGCGACAGGCAATATTCGACTTTGTAAAGGTAAAAACGTCGGCCAGCCGTGAAGAAATACAGGACTATATTGCCGCCAAGTTTCCGCAAAGCTCCAAAATAACCATACTTCGTGATTTGGATTATCTTGCCGCCAATAAGGGGATAGCAAAGCAGGGAAAAACCAAGTCGGCTGTTTATGCTTATGCCGCCTCGCCATTGCTGGAAGCCATAAATGTTGAGGAATATTTTACCAAAGACCCGGATGCCCGTGTACTAATCAACACCCATTTTAATTTTGGCGTTTGGGATAACCTATACGACATTTTGAGCGAAACCGAAAAGGCGGAACTTGCAGCCAAAAACAAACAATACCTGACGAAACGGGCGGAGCTTTCGCCAACCGCCCTTAAAAAAGAGATAGAACGAATCACCATTGAGCTTGCCTGGAAATCCTCAAAGATCGAGGGCAACACCTATACTCTGATTGATACGGAAGAACTTATCAAAGGAGGTATTGAGGCAAAAGACAAAACCCACGATGAAGCCGTTATGATACTGAATCATAAAAAAGCAATAGAGTTTATTTTTACCGAGTCTTCTTATTTCAAAGAATTGAGTATGGCTAAAATAGAATATCTGCACCGGCTTTTGCTTACCGATCTTGGCGTTTTGCTTGGGGTTCGTCAAAGGCGAATCGCCATTACCGGCACGAATTACAGTCCGCTGGACAACCCGTTTCAAATCAAAGAAGCTTTGGAGCAACTGATTTCTGTGATCAATGCGGCGGAAAACCCTATCGAAAAAGCCATTATTACCGTGCTTATGATTTCGTATATCCAACCCTTTGAGGACGGGAACAAGCGAACATCCCGCATCTTGGGCAATGCGTTATTGCTTGCAAACGATTATTGTCCATTGTCCTACAGAAGTGTGAACGAGGGCGAATACAAAAAGGGTATATTGTTATTCTATGAACAAAACAACGCCTCATACTTCAAGCGGATTTTCATAGACCAGTTCAACCTTGCGGTGGATAAGTATTTTTAG
- a CDS encoding ATP-binding protein, translating into MTDLEALILRLIKLPAETVWLEFKRNNDNPEEIGEYISALSNSAAYHERNDAYIIWGIDDKTHEIVGTTFDYRTLKVKGQELENWLRQLLSENAIFQFYTITLKEKKVVLCLINKAMFATVKFKSEEYIRVGSYKKKLKDFPVMEGQLWSRINNDRFEKMLAKQDLSPLAVLQSLDYGSYFELIHIPLPNSTEAIIHYLAEEEMIINQDNGLFAITNLGAILFAKNIELFNTISRKSIRVIQYEGNKRTATIRETDGRKGYASGFQGLLQYIEGLLPAKENIKDGLRNAGTLYPQIALRELIINALIHQDFSISGTGPMVEIFNNRIEITNPGIPLVDAKRFIDNPPISRNEMIASLMRRANLCEERGSGWDKVAALCEVYQLPAPKIEIYEKHTKVILFSYIKFGNLTSEEKKWSCYMHACLKQVSGEQMTNASLRERFGVPESNKSAISRLIAATIKAKLIKALDPDAGPKYRSYVPFWA; encoded by the coding sequence ATGACAGATCTTGAAGCATTAATTTTAAGGCTAATAAAACTCCCTGCAGAAACTGTGTGGCTTGAATTTAAAAGAAATAACGATAATCCCGAGGAAATTGGTGAGTATATTAGCGCATTGAGCAATTCTGCGGCGTACCATGAACGAAATGATGCTTATATTATATGGGGCATTGATGATAAAACCCATGAAATTGTTGGGACGACTTTTGATTATCGTACTCTTAAAGTTAAGGGACAAGAGTTAGAGAATTGGCTACGTCAATTGCTGAGCGAAAATGCTATTTTTCAGTTTTATACAATTACTCTAAAAGAAAAGAAAGTTGTGTTATGTTTAATCAATAAGGCTATGTTTGCAACGGTTAAATTTAAAAGCGAAGAATATATCAGAGTTGGTTCATATAAGAAAAAATTAAAAGACTTTCCAGTTATGGAAGGCCAGCTATGGAGTAGAATAAACAATGACAGATTTGAAAAAATGCTGGCAAAACAGGATTTATCCCCATTAGCTGTCTTGCAAAGCCTGGATTACGGTAGTTATTTTGAATTGATTCATATTCCATTACCAAATAGTACGGAAGCTATTATTCACTATCTTGCAGAAGAGGAAATGATTATAAATCAAGATAATGGATTATTTGCAATTACTAATTTGGGCGCTATTTTATTTGCAAAAAATATCGAATTATTTAATACGATTTCCCGGAAAAGTATCAGGGTCATTCAATATGAGGGAAATAAACGTACTGCTACAATTCGTGAAACGGATGGGCGTAAAGGTTATGCCAGTGGCTTTCAGGGCTTGTTGCAATATATAGAAGGACTTTTGCCTGCTAAAGAAAATATTAAAGATGGTTTAAGAAATGCGGGTACATTATACCCTCAAATAGCGCTGCGTGAGTTGATAATTAATGCACTAATTCATCAGGATTTTTCAATATCAGGAACAGGTCCAATGGTTGAGATTTTTAATAACCGTATTGAAATTACCAACCCTGGCATACCATTGGTTGATGCAAAAAGGTTTATTGATAATCCTCCTATATCACGAAATGAAATGATTGCTTCTTTGATGCGAAGAGCAAATTTGTGCGAGGAAAGAGGAAGCGGCTGGGATAAAGTCGCCGCATTATGTGAAGTATATCAATTACCGGCGCCAAAAATTGAGATTTATGAAAAACATACAAAAGTCATCTTATTTTCGTATATTAAGTTTGGGAATCTCACTAGTGAGGAGAAAAAATGGTCATGTTATATGCATGCTTGTTTAAAGCAGGTAAGCGGGGAGCAGATGACAAATGCTTCTTTGCGGGAAAGGTTCGGGGTTCCGGAAAGTAATAAATCCGCCATATCCCGTTTAATTGCAGCGACAATTAAGGCAAAGTTGATTAAAGCCCTTGACCCAGATGCAGGACCTAAATATAGGTCGTATGTACCATTCTGGGCATGA
- a CDS encoding FHIPEP family type III secretion protein → MSDIWNFLTKNLFGKRREFFMAVVTVVVMIVIPLPTPLLDIFMAINLVLALLIFLTVLYTKKVTNFNIVPPFLLVISVFSLALNVSCTRLILIQGAGFGGHMLRVFSAFSALLVSTAVGIIVIRLVFNGVFWEDVSFRFSLAVRLCILAIRFCWKQPAETKSPNPEEAEMSPVVPLDPLSLELGYGLIPLVDREKGAELLERVHRIRRESGLDLGLVIPRIRVIDNIRLEPSEYCFKIQGVDVGRGKIRMGHYLCINPGGVKEELDGEKTREPAYGLPALWINEDKRDEAERAGYTVVDPPSIIATHLTNIIKRHAPEILDRQKTQSILDTLGKDYPAVVGEVQKILTLGQIYKVLQALLREQVSICNMVAILEALVDYGPAATKAAKDMQFLNEKVRQALSRQICLQYATDDRVLRVLTLSQSLEQKILDSTVETSSGIMSAMDSPTRTVWIKALSRSVAAVLDQGWHPLILCSEAARFLVKSSTERELPDLAVLSVPEIVSDITVEVVGEVKLEGETADNDETLK, encoded by the coding sequence ATGTCCGATATCTGGAATTTTCTAACTAAGAATCTGTTTGGTAAGCGCAGGGAATTTTTTATGGCAGTGGTGACGGTGGTGGTGATGATCGTCATCCCGCTTCCCACGCCGCTTCTGGACATCTTCATGGCCATTAACCTAGTTTTAGCTCTGCTCATATTCCTGACTGTCCTTTATACCAAGAAAGTTACAAATTTCAACATCGTTCCCCCCTTCCTTTTGGTGATATCCGTATTCAGTTTGGCCTTGAATGTGTCTTGCACCCGGCTCATCCTGATCCAAGGTGCGGGGTTTGGTGGTCACATGCTCCGGGTTTTCTCTGCGTTTTCGGCGTTACTGGTTTCCACCGCCGTTGGCATTATTGTAATCCGGTTAGTTTTCAACGGCGTTTTTTGGGAGGATGTTTCTTTTCGATTCTCACTGGCCGTCCGGTTGTGCATTCTGGCGATCCGGTTTTGCTGGAAACAGCCCGCAGAGACAAAGAGTCCCAACCCCGAGGAGGCGGAAATGTCCCCCGTTGTACCCCTGGATCCCTTGTCCTTGGAACTTGGGTACGGACTCATCCCCCTGGTGGACCGGGAGAAGGGGGCGGAACTTCTGGAACGGGTCCACCGGATCCGCCGGGAATCCGGGCTGGACCTGGGGCTGGTTATTCCCCGGATACGGGTCATCGACAATATACGGCTGGAACCTTCGGAGTACTGTTTTAAGATCCAGGGTGTGGACGTGGGCCGGGGCAAGATACGTATGGGGCATTACCTCTGTATTAACCCCGGAGGGGTAAAGGAAGAGTTAGACGGTGAAAAAACCCGCGAGCCAGCCTACGGTCTCCCGGCCCTCTGGATAAACGAGGATAAGCGGGACGAGGCGGAACGGGCGGGTTATACCGTGGTGGATCCTCCCTCAATTATCGCTACCCATTTAACGAACATCATCAAGCGCCATGCTCCGGAGATCTTGGATCGCCAGAAGACGCAGTCAATCCTGGATACTCTCGGGAAAGATTACCCCGCAGTGGTGGGGGAGGTACAGAAGATTCTTACTCTGGGACAAATCTATAAGGTCCTCCAGGCTCTGCTCCGGGAACAGGTTTCTATTTGCAATATGGTAGCTATTCTGGAGGCGCTGGTGGATTACGGCCCGGCGGCCACCAAGGCAGCCAAAGATATGCAGTTCCTCAACGAAAAGGTCCGGCAAGCCCTTAGCCGACAGATATGCTTGCAGTACGCCACCGATGATAGGGTCCTCCGGGTACTCACTCTAAGCCAGAGCTTGGAACAGAAGATTCTGGACAGTACCGTGGAAACCTCTTCGGGGATCATGTCCGCCATGGACTCGCCCACCAGAACTGTCTGGATCAAGGCGCTTTCCCGGTCGGTGGCTGCCGTACTAGATCAAGGCTGGCATCCGCTGATCCTTTGTTCAGAAGCAGCCCGGTTTCTGGTTAAGTCCTCAACGGAACGGGAGTTGCCGGATCTGGCGGTACTTTCGGTACCGGAGATTGTTTCTGATATCACCGTGGAAGTAGTGGGGGAAGTGAAACTTGAAGGAGAGACGGCGGACAATGACGAGACTCTAAAATGA
- a CDS encoding nitroreductase family protein yields the protein MDALKAIETRKSVRGYTEKKVEQDKLETLAKAGTRAPKFGNFHISVITSPELLKEIDEKALANMRAMGGFAKQRADLEGYHALYGAPALFLISGPESPYSGVNAACAAANITVAATALDLASCYVGSAAVAFKDNPPLAKKAGLPEGFSPLCGVLVGYAGEDKFSQAPAFSVTVGYIQ from the coding sequence ATGGATGCATTAAAAGCGATTGAAACCAGAAAAAGTGTTCGGGGCTACACTGAAAAAAAGGTTGAACAGGATAAACTGGAAACCCTGGCGAAAGCCGGGACCAGAGCGCCGAAATTCGGTAATTTTCATATTTCAGTAATTACAAGCCCTGAGCTGTTGAAAGAAATTGATGAAAAAGCCCTGGCCAACATGAGAGCCATGGGAGGTTTTGCCAAACAACGGGCCGATCTGGAAGGGTATCATGCCCTTTACGGCGCTCCTGCCCTGTTTCTGATTTCCGGCCCGGAATCTCCCTATAGCGGAGTAAATGCAGCCTGCGCCGCCGCGAATATCACTGTGGCCGCCACCGCTTTGGATCTCGCTTCCTGCTATGTTGGGTCCGCCGCCGTGGCGTTTAAGGATAATCCTCCGCTGGCCAAAAAAGCCGGACTACCGGAAGGGTTTTCCCCTCTCTGTGGAGTACTGGTTGGCTATGCGGGGGAAGACAAGTTTTCCCAGGCCCCGGCTTTTTCGGTAACCGTTGGTTATATTCAATAA
- a CDS encoding MarR family winged helix-turn-helix transcriptional regulator, which yields MIHSVFRFKQLEMTFRVFHPGSGENVSMAELVVLAGIKNHTFEDGEVTIPDLLCISRAAVSQMLGVMEQKGFIIRDINKANRRKQLLSLTEKGSLVVEEQEQKAMALLSQVVDQFGERETKQFIKLSGRFMDIIEKIKPET from the coding sequence ATGATTCATTCAGTTTTCAGGTTCAAGCAGCTGGAGATGACTTTTCGGGTTTTCCATCCCGGCTCCGGAGAGAATGTCTCCATGGCGGAACTTGTCGTATTGGCGGGTATTAAAAACCATACCTTTGAAGACGGTGAAGTAACGATTCCTGATTTACTCTGTATCAGCCGGGCTGCGGTTTCCCAGATGCTGGGAGTGATGGAACAAAAGGGCTTTATCATACGGGATATAAACAAGGCTAACCGGAGGAAACAGCTGCTTTCGCTTACCGAAAAAGGCAGCCTTGTGGTTGAGGAGCAGGAGCAAAAGGCCATGGCGTTACTATCGCAGGTTGTCGATCAGTTTGGCGAACGGGAAACAAAACAATTCATAAAACTTTCCGGCCGCTTTATGGATATAATAGAAAAAATAAAGCCGGAAACGTAG
- a CDS encoding Zn-finger domain-containing protein codes for MRKLPGQDKLERFMRGRYGHDELNRVFSALALALCFVSVIIRWPPLSSLSMALVIICVFRSFSKNTGARVREANYYFSLKSKLIRFFGGAAENVRQRMTHRIFTCPSCGRRCKVPKGKGRVKITCRHCGTQFIKKA; via the coding sequence ATGAGGAAGCTGCCCGGACAGGACAAGTTAGAACGCTTTATGCGGGGACGCTATGGTCATGATGAACTTAACCGCGTTTTTTCGGCCTTGGCCCTGGCGCTCTGCTTTGTTTCCGTTATTATTCGGTGGCCCCCGCTGTCATCATTGTCCATGGCCCTGGTCATTATCTGCGTCTTTCGCTCCTTTTCAAAAAATACCGGGGCGCGGGTTAGGGAGGCAAATTACTATTTCAGCCTGAAATCCAAGTTGATTCGCTTTTTCGGCGGCGCCGCAGAAAACGTACGGCAGCGCATGACCCACCGGATTTTTACCTGCCCCTCCTGCGGCCGGCGCTGCAAGGTCCCTAAGGGCAAGGGCCGTGTCAAGATCACCTGTAGGCACTGCGGCACTCAGTTTATAAAAAAGGCCTAG
- a CDS encoding DUF5685 family protein, whose product MFGTVRANRKALSPEERKRYDGAYCGLCRELGAKAGALGRSCLSYDMTFLSMLLSSLYNLDEQQENCVCRVRPISHPFIANEALSYCADMNITLAYYQALDDWKDDRKKSAKQKSEALAKHLPEIAEKWPRQCRVIKEKLKSLSEMEKANELNPDLPMNCFGELLGELFMWREQGPDVRDHAPALKAMGAALGRFIYLLDACNDLKRDIKKQRYNPLVVQRREEFTPLLTMMMAECTAAFDKLPINRDSGILRNVLYSGVWQSYRHPSGKKKAEA is encoded by the coding sequence GTGTTCGGAACTGTAAGGGCAAATCGAAAAGCGCTTTCCCCGGAAGAACGAAAACGGTATGACGGGGCATACTGCGGTCTTTGCCGTGAATTAGGCGCCAAGGCCGGCGCTTTAGGCCGTTCCTGCCTGAGTTATGACATGACCTTTTTATCCATGCTTCTCTCATCGCTGTATAATCTCGACGAACAACAGGAAAACTGTGTTTGCAGAGTTCGCCCGATATCTCACCCCTTCATTGCCAATGAAGCCCTATCGTATTGCGCCGATATGAATATAACCCTGGCCTATTACCAAGCTCTGGACGACTGGAAGGATGACAGGAAAAAAAGTGCAAAACAAAAAAGCGAAGCCTTGGCAAAACACCTTCCTGAAATAGCCGAAAAATGGCCCCGGCAATGCCGGGTAATTAAAGAAAAACTGAAAAGCTTAAGCGAGATGGAAAAAGCCAATGAACTTAACCCTGACCTTCCCATGAATTGTTTTGGGGAACTTTTGGGGGAACTATTTATGTGGCGTGAACAAGGACCTGATGTTCGTGATCACGCCCCAGCGCTTAAAGCCATGGGCGCCGCCCTGGGGCGGTTTATCTATCTTTTGGATGCCTGTAATGATCTTAAGCGGGATATCAAAAAGCAGCGTTATAACCCCCTGGTGGTCCAGAGAAGGGAGGAGTTTACTCCCCTTTTAACCATGATGATGGCCGAATGTACCGCGGCCTTTGATAAACTTCCGATAAACCGGGACAGTGGTATCCTGCGGAATGTACTCTATTCCGGAGTCTGGCAAAGTTACCGGCATCCTTCCGGTAAGAAAAAGGCGGAGGCCTAA
- a CDS encoding J domain-containing protein has translation MEDPYSILGISPGVSDEELTQAYRRLAKKYHPDINPGNKNAELKMREINAAYEQIKKQKSGGVNYEQTDGSYGKQSQNQSGGYRGENPGDQGPFSGGFNFWFGDFGDFFGEDREQGTPEINQARALVEGGRYRDALLVLSRLPNHTGEWFFYSALANAGTGNRVTAISHAREAVRIEPGNMQYRSLLNQFERNSFAYREAGEGRGFSMRNLGSSIFRIILAQLFCLFCCRPC, from the coding sequence ATGGAAGACCCCTATAGCATATTGGGGATCAGTCCCGGCGTCTCCGACGAGGAGCTGACCCAAGCATACCGGAGGCTGGCAAAAAAATATCATCCCGATATAAATCCCGGCAACAAAAATGCGGAATTAAAGATGCGGGAAATAAACGCCGCCTATGAACAGATCAAAAAGCAGAAATCGGGGGGCGTGAATTATGAGCAGACCGATGGCAGTTATGGTAAGCAATCGCAAAACCAGAGTGGAGGATACCGGGGAGAAAATCCCGGGGACCAAGGCCCCTTTAGCGGCGGTTTTAATTTTTGGTTTGGTGATTTTGGTGATTTTTTCGGTGAAGACCGGGAGCAGGGAACTCCTGAAATAAACCAGGCCCGTGCCCTTGTTGAAGGCGGGCGTTATCGTGATGCCCTGCTGGTGTTATCAAGATTACCCAACCATACCGGGGAATGGTTCTTTTACAGCGCCCTTGCCAATGCAGGAACGGGCAACAGGGTAACTGCCATCTCCCATGCCCGCGAAGCGGTACGGATTGAACCGGGTAATATGCAATACCGGTCTTTGCTGAATCAATTTGAACGCAACAGTTTTGCATATCGAGAGGCCGGGGAAGGCAGGGGCTTTAGTATGCGGAATTTGGGGAGCTCTATTTTCAGAATTATACTGGCGCAACTTTTCTGTTTGTTTTGCTGCCGGCCATGCTAA